The sequence TTGCGAACCCCGCTTGCCGGGCTGAACACTGGACTCAGCGAAATGAAGCAACCTCTCGTTGGGCTGAATACAAGTGGTCAGCGACTGAGCAGCGAAATAGGCGACATCAAGCTGGAGATAAGAGCTTGCGAAAAGCAACTTCCGGAAGTGCAATCGTCAGTGAAGAATCTATCAACCAACATAGGTGGATTGCTGACGCCCGTAGACAGTCTCAAGAATCAGATCTCTGAACTGCGCACTGAACTGTCGCAACTAAAGTCAGTGGTGATCATCTTTTCCATAGCGATCGCTGCTATGTCTGTGGCTTTGATTGCTGCAGCGGTAATTGTTGCCATGGCGATCAAGAAATCGATGGACATAATCATCAAGCTAGCCAAGTAAAGACCTATTCTTGCGTCTAATTTGGCGAGGATTTTGAGCTGAAAATGGAAGCCGAGTCTAGGAGAAAGAGCATCACCTCCCCGTGATGCTCTTTTTATGGTTGGTTACTTGTTGTTGTTGTTGTTGTTGTTGTTCGTGTTGTTTAACTTTCAGAGTTCGCTGTGCTATTTATCTGCCTGGTTGTGCTCCTCCGGTGGACAGTCATGGTGTTTAGCTTGTTCGTCCCGTTTGGAATCCTGTGGTGGCGCAGGCGGTGCTGGCTGTTCATGATTCTGTTCCGGTTTTTCGCTTGAACATGGTTTTTCGGGTGGCTTCTGCTCCGGTGGTTTTTCAGGACACGGTTCGGGTGGCTTCTGCTCCGGTGGTTTTTCAGGACACGGTTCGGGTGGCTTCTGCTCCGGTGGTTTTTCGGGACATGGTTCGGGTGGCTTCTGCTCCGGTGGTTTTTCGGGACATGGTTCGGGTGGCTTTTGCTCCGGTGGTTTTTCGGGACATGGTTCGGGTGGCTTCGGTTGATCCGATGGAGATGGCGGCTTGGGCTGCTCTGTTGGACATGGCGGCTTGGGCTGCTCTGTAGGACATGGCGGCTTGGGCTGCTCTGTTGGACATGGCGGCTTAGGCTGTTCCGTCGGACATGGCGGCTTGGGCTGCTCTGTTGGACATGGCGGCTTAGGTTGTTCCGTCGGACATGGCGGCTTAGGCTGTTCTGTCGGACATGGCGGCTTGGGCTGTTCCGTCGGACATGGCGGCTTAGGCTGCTCTGTTGGACATGGCGGCTTAGGCTGTTCCGTCGGACATGGCGGCTTAGGCTGTTCTGTCGGACATGGCGGCTTAGGCTGCTCCGGTGGACACGGTGGGGGTGGCTGCTCAGGCGGACAAGGTGGAGGCGGCTGCTCAGGCGGACAAGGTGGCGGTGGCTGCTCCGGCGGACATGGTGGCGGTGGCTGCTCCGGCGGACATGGTGGCTTCGGCTGCTCAGGATGGCACGGTGGCTTCGGTTCCTCCGGGTGGCACTTTGGCGGCTTGTGCTCAGGTGGTTTGTGCTCGTGTGGTCGGCAATGCGGTTTCTCTGGTGGTTTGCAATCTATATCGTTGTCTTTGCAGTGGTCCGGCATCTTGAGCTTCCAGCCAGGAAGAATCAAATCCGGATTGCATTTCAGTGAAGGATGTTCCTTTTCATTCAATTTCACGATTTTATCGATTTCGTTTTTAATTGAGTGCGCATCAGTTTTCTCGCCATTCTTTTTAAGATCGCGTTCTGCAATTGTCCATAAGCAATCGCCATATTTGACCGTGTAAATATCGCATTTGGTCAGCTCGATTGGTTTTGTGCGATTGATGTCCGATTGTCTCTGCCAGTCTCGCGCCGATTGTGATGAGAGCGAGTAGTCTGGGCGCCAGCTGCACATATCGAAGAAGGCTTTAGGAGTCGACGTTGAGCAAGTATCTTTTTCTTTTGGTTGGTATGCATCGCGGCATGCCTGGTCTAGTAGGGTATTTGAAGCAGGTATGTGTTCCTGTGGGCAATTCTGTTTGGAAACATCACGCTGAAAATCAACACTCATGAGTTCTCACCTTCATGCAGATTTCAAAATGCGCGCTGCGGTGCGGCATTTGAAACGGGGATATTTATGGGCTCGAACATCGTAAGCAAATTGTGGTCGAATGGCTATGGTGGAATTCCCAATTATTCAGATTGGCTTTGCCACGATTTTGAGAACTTTAAATGTCACAATCCGGTCACGGGCGTGTCACGAGAAAGTCCCAACCGGTCAGTTAAAGTGGAGGTGCTTTTATAACTCACCGCGAGGATTCTTCATGGCTGGAGACAAGTCCGAAGGCGTACAAACAGCGCCACCCGCCCCTGAGTCTGAAGGACTGTTTGGACGCGTTATGGGACACATCAAGCACGGCGCGTCCGTCGTTCATGATACCGCCAGTGGTGTTGTGAAGAAGGGTGTGGAGAAGACGCAGGAAATCGCTCACAGCGAAACCACACATCGGATTACTGGACAGATTGCTGAAGCTGGCAAGGACGCCTTTCATAAGGGCAAAGAGATTGCTCAGAGTCCCACCACGAAGAAAATTGCAGGAGAAGTAGCTGGGGCGGGGCACGAAGTCGCCAGGGATCACATGAACAAGGTGCAGGGTATTGTCGCCGCTGAGCAGCGTGGTGATTATGGCGGCATGGTTCGCAACGCCGTACCTCTGGCAACGGAAGTTCTGGCTCCACATGCGGCTGCACTTGCGATCGTAAAAGACAAAGGCGGCAAGATTGTTATGGACCATGTGCCTGCAGAACATCGTGACACCGCCAAGAAGATCAAAGACGCAACTGATCTCGCAACGACAAAGCCAACCTTGCCGAATCTGATTCTGCATGGCGCAGACCAATCAGCGAAACGTTGAGCAACTGATCATCTGGCTTGAATTCCCTGCACGTGGGAATTTAATGCCGGTTTGATTTAACCACTGGAACAGAGATTCGACTAATTCGGATTCTCATCTACCGGCAGCGCCAGCTGAGATAGACAGTCCGCGCCTGTGAGAACTTCGATTCGATTTGCGATTCTCGTGAAATTTGGAGCCTTGAAATGGTCGTGGTCCAGTCCGCCGATCGCTAAACGGATGCGATGTCCTTTCTTAAACATAAAAGAACAAGGCTGGAGCGATAATTTTACTGGAGTTGTCTCGAAGGGCTCCAACGCCTTGTAGTCGGCTCTGAGAAACGACGGCACGGGATTTACAGTTTTGTAGAGCGGGGCGCGTTCAGGGTTGATACGATTTCCGCAGAGCAACTGCCCTTCAGTCACGTAGCGCACAAGCCCGTTCGGTGCGACATCCTCAAGGTAGGTGAATACTGCAGCGTCGGGCGCATCTGGTTTAACGTAGAGTTTGACTGACGGATGACCCGTAATTTTGATGTCTTCAGTAAGCGGTGGTGAATCATAGACGAGCAGCTTCTTGTCCGCCTTTTTTCTGTTCGGATGCGGCGTCCATAAGATTTGTCCGAGCAAACAATCCCAACGCGTTCTGCGTCCGGTGCCAGATGTGATATCAACTCTGTATGGGGTTTTACCGTCTTCCGCGGGCTTCTCAAAGTTTAGTTTGTGGTCGTTGTCTAGATAGACGATCTGCTCTTCGCTTTTGGGCGGCCAGACATCGCTGCCATGCCATTTTTCTTCACCGAGAGTGTAATAGTTGACTGCTTTATCTGAGGACAGCGGTTCGGTCTTTCCTTTTAGATAACTGTCGAAGAATTTCAGCATCTCTTGATCGATTCTAAACCGGCTCGGACCGCCATGAGTAAAGGGACTGATATTCATGTAATTGTGCTCCCATGGACCAAGCAACAGTTTGGTGCCGGGGGCTGTGTAGTTTAAAAAGCGTTTTACAGCGGCATCGGCATTGGTGCCTTCTTCCCATCCTGACGCTGCATAAATGGGTACTTGCGCTTTGTCGACATCTTTGTAATATCCGCTTGGGCTGGCGATATCGAGCCCTGCTTCCAGGTAGTCGTCTCCATATTTTACTTTGATCAAGTCGATACACTTGTCGAAGGTATCGGTCCGTTTGATTTTGTCTTTCGCGGCCAGCAGTGAGTCGTCGCGGAAATTCACCTGGTCGACAGCGCTTACATCGGTATTTAGTTTGTGCTGGGCTAATGCATCTCTTAGCAGGGAGCCGTCTAGATCTTCATCGACTGGTTTAGAGCCGTGCACAAACTTGCGATATTTTTGCAATCGTACAGGTAGTTGATTGCTGTCGAAACGTTTTGACAGATCGCCCCAATCGTGAATGAAAGGCATATTTGGCAGTCCGCCCGGTCGCATTACGTCTGTGTAGATGTCGAATGGGCTGGAAAGTATGGCGCAGGCTTTCACTTCAGGGGTTCGATTAATCAAAGCAAGCTCAGCAAGGTTGCCCGAAAACGAATGTCCTATGGTGCCTATTTTTCCGTTGAACCAGGACTGTTTAGTCAACCAGTCTGTCACTTCCTTAGCATCGGACTGATCGACTGGAGAAAGATCCCAGGGACGATCCCCGAACGAGGAACCGGCGCCGCGAGAGTCGACGACTACCCATGCATATCCATGGGTGATGAATTCGAGCCGATAAGGGCTGAGTGGCTTTGGATAGATTTTGTTGTACGGAAACTTTGGCTCGATGACGCGCCAGTAGCGCGTTAGTTCGAGAATAGTGGGAAGCTTCTCGCCCTTTTTGAGCTTGTCCGGCAGGTATATTTCTACAGCTAAACGCGTCCCATCTTTTAAGGTAATGTACCGAGAGGTTTGCGTGTAGCTTTTGTTGGTCGGCTTTGTTTTGTATGGCGCCGGAACGCCTTTGCTCTGATCGCTCTTCATAGGCAAGAACAATCTATAGTTGAGGCTTTCAGCAGTCAGTGCATTGTTTAAAATCAACGCTGCAGACAGAGAGAGAGCCGCGGCAAAACGTTTGAGGCACCGTGACGGGACGAAGCGTTTAAGGCACCGTGACTGGTGCGCAATTACATGAATGGGAGTTTGAGCTGGGTTGCCGATGATGCTACTAACTTCTTTTGAGGTTTTTTGACTGCCGGATTATGCGGTTTTAGCGCTGCGGCTTTTTGCGGCGTACGTGGTATGGATTCCACCTGAGCAGCAAGATCTATTATCGAATCTTTTTGCAAATCTTGCTCAGACAGATTGGCATTTGTATCGATGACGTCGAGGTAGTCGCCGGCTGGATCAAAGGCACCTATGACCGTGTGCGATTCGGACTGGGGCAAAATCGTGCCATGTAAAATTTCTGCGGCTTCCTCTGTGACTGGGCTGAGCGGTGGCTCTGACGTGCGGCGGCGTGGGAAGCGCGACGCAATGTAATTTACCGTTGCTTCATAGTTTTGCTGTCTAAAGAAGTCTTTGTACTTTTCAAGCAGCTCTGGATGGGTGTTTACTTCTGTCCATCGCATTGTGTCTATCCAGACCTTAGAAACATACGGCGCGACTATGGATATCAAACGATCCGGATCACAGGGCAGGAGCGGTGACATGGATACGTAGACTTCCACACCTGCTTCTCGCAGCTTTCTTATTAGTTGCAATCGGCGCCCTATGCTCGGTGCATGTGGTTCAAACTCGGCACGCACGTCTTCGTCGTCGGTGGTAAGACTGACTCCAACACTGAGACTCTTTCCAAATTGCTTGAGCAGTGCCAGATCCTGCAAAATCAGGTGCGACCGCGTGTGCATGGTCACTTTTTCAGGTTGATAAGTAAGCAATTGTTGCAAACAGCGCCTGCTCAGCCGGTATTTTAATTCCAGATATTGATAAGGATCTGTTGCGGAGCTGAAGAAGATTTTGCTGCCGAAGATTCGCGTTCTTTCCTTCTGCAAAAGCTCGGGT is a genomic window of Candidatus Melainabacteria bacterium containing:
- a CDS encoding LysM peptidoglycan-binding domain-containing protein, producing the protein MSVDFQRDVSKQNCPQEHIPASNTLLDQACRDAYQPKEKDTCSTSTPKAFFDMCSWRPDYSLSSQSARDWQRQSDINRTKPIELTKCDIYTVKYGDCLWTIAERDLKKNGEKTDAHSIKNEIDKIVKLNEKEHPSLKCNPDLILPGWKLKMPDHCKDNDIDCKPPEKPHCRPHEHKPPEHKPPKCHPEEPKPPCHPEQPKPPCPPEQPPPPCPPEQPPPPCPPEQPPPPCPPEQPPPPCPPEQPKPPCPTEQPKPPCPTEQPKPPCPTEQPKPPCPTEQPKPPCPTEQPKPPCPTEQPKPPCPTEQPKPPCPTEQPKPPCPTEQPKPPCPTEQPKPPCPTEQPKPPSPSDQPKPPEPCPEKPPEQKPPEPCPEKPPEQKPPEPCPEKPPEQKPPEPCPEKPPEQKPPEPCPEKPPEQKPPEKPCSSEKPEQNHEQPAPPAPPQDSKRDEQAKHHDCPPEEHNQADK
- a CDS encoding radical SAM protein, with the translated sequence MLGIDLVMLPYICMTKITEITASSILTPQKVGSLASAYDFSLNPYAGCAFSCSYCYVPKFPNARHEFNEWGKWVEVKINAPELLQKERTRIFGSKIFFSSATDPYQYLELKYRLSRRCLQQLLTYQPEKVTMHTRSHLILQDLALLKQFGKSLSVGVSLTTDDEDVRAEFEPHAPSIGRRLQLIRKLREAGVEVYVSMSPLLPCDPDRLISIVAPYVSKVWIDTMRWTEVNTHPELLEKYKDFFRQQNYEATVNYIASRFPRRRTSEPPLSPVTEEAAEILHGTILPQSESHTVIGAFDPAGDYLDVIDTNANLSEQDLQKDSIIDLAAQVESIPRTPQKAAALKPHNPAVKKPQKKLVASSATQLKLPFM
- a CDS encoding CocE/NonD family hydrolase — protein: MKSDQSKGVPAPYKTKPTNKSYTQTSRYITLKDGTRLAVEIYLPDKLKKGEKLPTILELTRYWRVIEPKFPYNKIYPKPLSPYRLEFITHGYAWVVVDSRGAGSSFGDRPWDLSPVDQSDAKEVTDWLTKQSWFNGKIGTIGHSFSGNLAELALINRTPEVKACAILSSPFDIYTDVMRPGGLPNMPFIHDWGDLSKRFDSNQLPVRLQKYRKFVHGSKPVDEDLDGSLLRDALAQHKLNTDVSAVDQVNFRDDSLLAAKDKIKRTDTFDKCIDLIKVKYGDDYLEAGLDIASPSGYYKDVDKAQVPIYAASGWEEGTNADAAVKRFLNYTAPGTKLLLGPWEHNYMNISPFTHGGPSRFRIDQEMLKFFDSYLKGKTEPLSSDKAVNYYTLGEEKWHGSDVWPPKSEEQIVYLDNDHKLNFEKPAEDGKTPYRVDITSGTGRRTRWDCLLGQILWTPHPNRKKADKKLLVYDSPPLTEDIKITGHPSVKLYVKPDAPDAAVFTYLEDVAPNGLVRYVTEGQLLCGNRINPERAPLYKTVNPVPSFLRADYKALEPFETTPVKLSLQPCSFMFKKGHRIRLAIGGLDHDHFKAPNFTRIANRIEVLTGADCLSQLALPVDENPN